CTACAGATTGATCTTCAGCCTTAATAACTTGTTTTATCTCTAAACCATATTTAGTGGCAAATTCCCAGTCACGTTGATCGTGTCCTGGTACCGACATAACGGCACCTGAGCCGTATCCCATAAGTACAAAATTAGCGACCCAAACTGGTACTTTGTCACCGGTTAAAGGATGAATAGCATAATAGCCAGTGGCACAACCTTTCTTTTCCATTGTGGCAAGTTCAGCTTCAGCTACTTTAGTGTTTTTACATTCTTCAACAAAGTCTGCTAATTCATTATTCGTTTTAGCTGCTTCTAAAGCGATAGGGTGTTGTGCTGCAACCGCAACATAAGTCACACCTAACAATGTATCAGGACGGGTTGTGTAAACGTCAAAGTCATTTTGTCCGGCAACGGTTTGCTCTAAATCAAAGGTGATTTCCACGCCTTCAGAACGACCTATCCAGTTTTTCTGCATGGCACGAACTTGTTCTGGCCATTCTTCAAGTTGTTCTAAGTCACTGACCAGCTCTTCTGCATAATCGGTGATTTTAATAAACCACTGAGGAATTTCTTTTTGTTCTACTAGTGCACCAGAACGCCAGCCACGTCCGTCAATGACTTGTTCGTTGGCTAAGACTGTGTGATCCACTGGATCCCAGTTTACAGTGGCGTTTTTCTTATAAACCAAGCCTTTTTCGTACAAACGAGTGAAAAACCATTGTTCCCAGCGGTAGTAGTCTTTTTTACAAGTGGCTATTTCACGATCCCAGTCGTAACCAAAACCCAAAGATTTTAGCTGGGTTTTCATGTAGTCAATATTGGAGTATGTCCAATTGGCTGGAGCTGTGTTGTTGTTGATGGCTGCATTTTCAGCAGGTAGCCCAAAAGCATCCCAACCCATAGGCTGTAACACGTTTTTACCTAACATACGTTGATAGCGGCTTATCACGTCACCGATTGTATAATTACGTACGTGACCCATATGCAGTCGCCCACTTGGGTAGGGAAACATAGACAAACAATAAAATTTTTCTTTATCTTCTTGTTCTGTTGCCTTAAAGGTTTGTTGTGTTTCCCAATAGGCTTGAACCTCTTTTTCGATTTCTTGAGGTTGGTACAGTTTTTCGGCCATTAAAAAATATTTCCGTGACTAGAGCAATTTAGATCGTTCGACCTATAGACAATGCGATAAGAATTAGCTGGTTAGAATACCTTAGGCCATGACTTTCAAACAATAGGCAAAGTGGTATTTGTGAACTATATTCAAAAGTTTTTGTTTATTAGCAATGTTTTATCAATATATTGCTGGAAAATTAAGCGATCGGTCAGCAGGAATAACGATCTGTTTGACAGTATCCTGTTTACGGGTTTCACTATTTGTAGAACCTTTCTAAATGCAGTGATTCATTTTCTATGCAAAGTAACTATATATTACATCTTCAGCAATTATCAGCTAAACCAAGTAGGAGGTTGATTAATCAAGCGTTGAAAGACGATTCTGCACTAGATTCGACTTTTATCGGCCAAGATCGTGCTCGCGATGCGTTGTCTTTTGGATTAGGTATTAAATCAAAAGGTTATAACCTTTATGTTATGGGTGAACAAGCCACGGGGCGTTTTACTTTAGTCCGTGAATTTATTGATAAATATGTCAATAAAACTGTTACCCCTGATGATTGGTGTTATATCAATAACTTTGATGATGAGCGGGAGCCTTACTCTCTTAAGTTATTGGCAGGTGAAAGTAAAAAATTATGTAAAGACTTAGGCCATTTAATTGATGAATTGTTAGATACCTTTCCTGCAGCCTTTGATAACCCAGGCTATCAACGGAAAAAAGCGGCAATAACCCGAGAGTTTGAACAAAAATATGATCAAGCAATCGAAAGTGTTGAAGCCCAAGCTCAGCGTAGTAATGTGGCATTATATGAAGATGCCGGCACTATTTCTTTTTCACCTATAGTGGATGGTAAAACCATCAATGACACTGAGTTTGCCTTATTTCCGGAAGAACAGCGGCAAACTTATTACGTATTAATTGATGAATTAGAAGATGTATTAAGTGAAGCGCTTATTGAATTACCCAAATGGAAACGGGCGACAGCTGAAAAGTTACGGCAATTAAAAAAGGATACTGCTGAGCAGGGAATACGCCCATTACTGAAAGATTTAGAACATGAATATTCTGCTGATTTAGCGATTCTAAAATTTTTACGACAGCTAAAACCTCATCTTGTAGAAACCGTGGTAGAGGTGTTAGCGGATGAGAAAAAAGACAATAAAGAAGATGAATACGACAAACGTTCTATTTTAGAAGAACAATATTTACCGAATATTTTAGTTTCTCACGATGTAAACAGTGGCTCTCCAGTTGTTTATGAAGCCAATCCTACTCATCAAAATTTATTTGGCCGAGTGGAATACACCAATATTCAAGGTTCGGTTTTTACTAATTACAGAATGATCCGCCCTGGCGCTATTCATAAAGCAAATGGTGGATATCTATTGCTTGATATGGATAAAGTGATTGAACAGCCTTATGTATGGGAAACGTTAAAGTTAGTCCTAAAATTCGGTTATCTTAAAATGGATTTACCGCAACATGATGTGGGCATGGTTAATTCAATCACATTAAATCCCCAGCAAATTCCCATCGATGTAAAAGTGGTGTTGTTAGGATCTCGAGATTTGTATTATACATTACAAGATTATGATGATGAGTTTTATGAGTTGTTCCGAGTATTAGTGGATTTTGATCACGAAATACCCCTCGACAAAAAGACCTTGTTTGATTTTGTCGGCAGAGTCAGAAGTCAAGTGAAAAACTTTGGCTTGGATGGTATATCCGCAAAAGCTATGTACCGTTTAGTGGAATACAGTTTGCGTCTAGCTGAGCATCAACAGCGTCTATCAGCAAGATTTTCTGATGTACTGGAATTATTACATGAGGCTGAATATTTTTGTAAAGAACAAAATGTTTTAGAGTTAGATGTGGGTCATATTGAGAGTGCATTGCAAGCAAAAACCCATAGAACTGGTCGTGTCAGCGAAGCTGTATTAGACGATATAAAACAAGGACAAATCTTAATTGCCACAGATGGCGTCGATATAGGTAAAGTAAATGGTTTAACTGTATTGGAAGTAGGGGATTGTATGTTTGGTACCCCAGCGCGTATAACATCTACCGTTTATGCCGGTTCCAACGGCGTAATTGATATCGAAAGAGAAGTAGAATTGGGGCAATCAATTCACTCTAAAGGTGTCATGTTATTAACCGGATATTTAGGATATAAGTACGCCCAATTATTTCCTTTAACCTTATCTGCAAATATTGCTATTGAACAATCTTATGGACATATCGATGGAGATAGTGCGTCGTTAGCCGAACTTATCGCACTTATTTCTGCACTGACAAAAATACCTGCCAGACAAGATTTAGCCATTACCGGTTCAATAAACCAATATGGGCAAGTGCAGTCTGTAGGTGGCGTAAACGAAAAAATAGAAGGTTTTTTTAAACTCTGTGAACATAGAGGCTTAACCGGTACCCAAGGGGTAATTATCCCTAAGTCAAATCAAGTCAACCTGATGTTAGACAAGGATGTTATCGCGGCAGTTAAAGCGGGGAAATTTAATATTTGTGTGGTGGAAACAGTCGATCAAGCCTTAGAGATATTAATGGGCAAAGATGTAGGTCTGATGAATAGTAAAGGCCGATATCCTAAAAACTCAATTAATTATATGGCGGTTTCTAGTTTATTGAATATTGCTAATATTGTGAATGGCGCAGATGATGAGTAGTTTATATTACTTGTGAAAATAGCCACGTTGTTGAAATAGATGTTTTGTTAAAATATAAGTGATTTTTTTCTTCAACAGGCTTTATTTATTCTGCTAATATCCGCCACAATTTTTTATTATTAGGCAATAGTTATGCAAATTACAAAAGGCACTGTAGTGCAGTTTCACTATAAAATTCAAGACTTAGAAGGTAACGAGTTAGAAAGTAACTTTGGTGAAGAGGCAGTCGCTTATCTTCATGGTTTCAATAATATGATGCCTGGCATCGAAAAATCTTTGGAATCTATGAGTAAAGGTGATGAAGTGGAAGTAGAACTTGAAGCCGCAGAAACCTATGGTGAAATCCAAGCTGATAGTGAACAAAGAGTATCTGTTAAACATTTAACCGGCTTATCAGGTGCAAAAACATGGAAAGCGGGTATGACTGCAGTAGTCAACACGGAACAAGGCCAAAGAGAAGTCACTATCATCAAAGTGGGTAAATTTATGGCTACTATTGATATCAATCATCCTTTAGCGGGTAAAACGCTGAAATTTGATTTGAAAGTTGCAGATGTGAGAGCAGCAACTGATGAAGAAGTTGAGCATGGGCATGCTCATGGTGCGGGTGGACATCACCACTAATATGACTAGATAAATTAGCAGTATCTTTATTATTAAAAATAACGATACTGCTGAATTTATATTACGAAAATCAATTAATGTTTCGGTAATTCAATTTTTTTCTGGTCACTTTGTTTATAAATCACCAAAATATGACCAATACTTTGAATTTTTATTGCTTTTGTTTCTCTAATAATGGCATCCATTATTAGTGACTTTTCTTCTTTATCATCAGTAGGAACTTTCACTTTAATTAATTCATGATGATTAATGGCTAAGTCGATTTCCGCTAAAACGCCTTCAGTTAGGCCGTTTCCGCCTAATTGGACTATAGGTTTTAAAGAGTGAGCTAAACCCTTTAAATGTTGCTTTTGTTTGTTTGATAAGGTCATTGTGTAATTATTCTTACAATTTATTTGATTAAATACGGTTGAAAACAGGTATTCTAACGCCATCTCACAGTTATTCCTAATTTCAATGTTGTTCAATGAGTAAGAATAAACAATCAGTTAGTAGCCAGAGATGGTTAAAAGAACATTTTGATGACAAGTTTGTGCAATTAGCGCAAAAGAAAGGTTATCGTTCACGTGCGGTTTTTAAACTTGAAGAAATTCAAAATAAAGATCAATTAATTAAACCTGCCATGACTGTAGTTGATTTGGGGGCGGCGCCTGGCGGTTGGTCTCAATATTCAGCAGGTGTTGTGGGTGATGATGGAACTGTGATCGCTTGTGATATTTTACCTATGGATCCCTTAGCAGGGGTGGCCTTTTTGCAAGGTGACTTTCGCGAGGAGTCTGTACTTAACGAGCTGTTAAATAAAATTAATGGTAAGAATGTCGATATTGTAATGTCAGATATGGCCCCTAACTTTAGTGGTAATGATGCTGTTGATCAGGCTAAATCTATGTATTTAGTAGAATTAGCCTTAGATATGTGTCATCAAGTATTAAAGAAAAATGGCAGTTTTGTGGTGAAGGTATTTATGGGCGAAGGTTTTGATTCGTTTTTTAAAGATGTACAAAAAGCGTTCAGAGTGGTTAAAACACGTAAACCTGAATCATCACGAGCCCGATCTAGAGAAGTTTATCTGGTAGCGACGGGATATAAATTATAGTAGTCTGGCTTCTTCGAACAAAGAAGCGCAAGACGCCAATCAAAGAGTCATTTGACTCGTAGTAATAATAGAGGTTTAACAACTTGAGCGACATGGCAAAAAATTTAATCTTATGGCTGGTCATCGCTGTCGTATTGATGTCGGTTTTCCAAAACTTTTCTGGCTCTGAACCAAATAGAGTCGCCACAGACTACACTCGTTTTTTGAAAGATGTTGATAATGGCGTAGTTAGCCAAGCAACAATTGATAGAGACACTGGTGAAATTGTCGGCACTAAACGCAACGGTGAACAGTTCACAACTGTTGTACCTTATCTTGATATGAAGTTAATGGATCAACTTATCGAAAATAATGTGGCTGTGTTTGGTAAACAACCAGAAGAGTCTTCATTATTAACGTCTATCTTTATTTCCTGGTTCCCAATGTTATTACTGATTGGGGTCTGGATCTTTTTCATGCGTCAAATGCAAGGTGGTGGCGGTAAAGGTGCTATGTCATTCGGCAAAAGTAAAGCGCGTTTATTAGGTGAAGATCAAATTAAAACGACCTTTGCTGATGTAGCAGGGTGTGACGAAGCAAAAGAAGATGTTTCAGAATTAGTCGACTTTTTACGTGACCCAAGTAAGTTTCAGAAATTAGGCGGCAAAATTCCTAAAGGTGTGTTGATGGTTGGTCCTCCGGGAACAGGTAAAACATTACTTGCTAAGGCGATTGCCGGTGAAGCAAAAGTACCTTTCTTTAGTATTTCAGGTTCAGATTTTGTTGAAATGTTTGTTGGTGTTGGTGCCTCTCGTGTACGTGATATGTTTGACCAAGCTAAAAAATCAGCTCCTTGTATTATTTTTATTGATGAAATTGATGCAGTAGGCCGTAAACGTGGTGCAGGTCATGGTGGTGGCCATGATGAGCGTGAACAAACCTTAAACCAAATGTTGGTTGAAATGGATGGTTTTGAAGGACACGAAGGCATTATTGTTATTGCTGCGACTAACCGTCCAGATGTACTTGACCCTGCATTATTACGTCCTGGACGTTTCGATCGCCAAGTCATGGTAGGTTTACCAGATATCCGTGGTCGTGAACAAATTTTAAAAGTGCATATGCGTAAAGTGCCATTAGGGGACAATGTTGAAGCACATGTTATTGCTCGTGGTACACCTGGTTTCTCTGGTGCAGATCTAGCAAACTTAGTTAACGAAGCTGCATTGTTTGCTGCCCGCACAGATAAACGTGTGGTGAGTATGGATGAATTCGATAAAGCGAAAGATAAAATCATGATGGGCTCTGAACGCAAGACTATGGTCATGTCGGAAGAAGAAAAAACCAATACTGCTTATCATGAAGCTGGACATGCAATTGTTGGCCGTTTAGTACCTAAACATGATCCAGTTTATAAAGTGTCTATTATTCCTCGTGGTCGAGCATTAGGTGTGACTATGTATTTACCTGAACAAGATAAATACAGTTCATCTCGAGAAGAATTAGAATCTCGTATTGCCACTTTATTTGGTGGGCGTATAGCAGAAGAAATTACTTTGGGTGCAGCCGGTGTAACCACTGGTGCGTCGAATGACATTGAACGTGCTACCGATATTGCTCGCAAAATGGTAACCCAATGGGGGCTTTCTGAGAAAATGGGTCCCATCAATTATAAAGATGACGAAAACGAAATGTTTATGGGAGCGGCTCCATCACATATGTCAGCCGAAACTTCTCGTGATATTGATGCTGAAGTCAGGTTATTAATTGACAGAAATTACACACTAGCTGAAAAATTATTGAAAGAAAATATGGATGTTTTAGAGGCGATGAAAGACGCCTTGATGAAATATGAAACCATAGATGCTAAACAAATTGATGATTTGATGGCACGTAAAGAAGTTCGTCTTCCAGCTGAATGGGTCAGAGATGGTAAGACTGATGATTCTGATAAACCATCTGGTGGCGCAAAAGCTGCTGATGACGCTGATAAAACTGAAGAAAAGAAAGCCGATAAACCTACTACTCCAGATGTAGGAAAACCTGGCGACGCAACGAGTTAGTTTTAGAACAAATGATAAAAACGCTTTGTTGGCAATCTAACAAAGCGTTTTTTTATTTGAAAGCTTAAAATATTGAGCATGTATGCAATTTAAAAACAAATTCATAGACCTGTCAGTGCCCAAGATAATGGGCATCTTAAATGTCACTCCTGATTCTTTTTCTGATGGAGGACACTTTAAAAATTTTGACCAAGCTATGTATCACACTGAGTCTATGTTAACAGAAGGGGCTGCTTTTATTGATGTAGGCGGGGAGTCTACTCGACCAGGGGCTGTTGATGTTGATCTTCAGCAAGAATTAGATCGAGTATTACCCATAATTGCAGCCATTACTGAACGCTTTGATACTGTTGTTTCAATTGATACCAGTAAAGCACAAGTGATGACCGCCGCTGTAGCGGCTGGTGCGGCTTTAATTAATGATGTGAGAGCGTTACAAGAAAAGGGCGCATTACAAGCTGCGGCAGAGGCTAATGTACCAGTCTGTTTGATGCATATGCAGGGGCAACCCCGTGTTATGCAGGAAAACCCTGAGTATGAAAATGTGACTGATGAAGTTATCAATTTTTTGCAGCAAAGAATGATTGAGTGCGAAAAAGCGGGAATGACTAAAGATCAATTGATTATTGATCCTGGTTTTGGATTTGGTAAAAGTTTGCAGCATAATTATCAATTGCTTGCGAACTTAGATAAATTGTCAAGTTTAGCTGTGCCTATTTTGTCTGGTACTTCAAGAAAGTCAATGATAGGAAATTTACTGGGTCGTAATATTGATGAGCGGCTAGCTGGCAGCATAGTGACTGCTAGCCTTGCCACATTGAGTGGGGCAAAAATATTACGGGTACATGATGTCAAAGAAACAGTGGATGCAGTTAAAATAACAACATTAGTTAAGGATTACAGGAAACTATAATGAGTGATAGAAAATACTTCGGTACAGACGGTATTCGTGGCAAAGTCGGCGAAGACAAAATCAATCCTGAATTTGTAATGAAACTAGGTTGGGCCGCTGGAAAAGTTTTAGCGGGAACTGGCACCAATAAAGTCCTTATTGGTAAAGATACCCGTATATCTGGCTATATGTTGGAATCAGCATTAGAAGCGGGGTTATCTGCTGCGGGTATTAATATTGGCTTATTAGGGCCTATGCCGACTCCAGCTATTGCTTATTTGACTAAAACTTTCCGTTCAGAAGCGGGCATAGTGATCAGTGCTTCTCATAATCCTTATTATGATAACGGTATCAAATTCTTTTCAGCTGATGGTATGAAACTTGACGATGATATTGAAATTGCCATTGAAAGTCAGATGGATCGTCCTATGGAATGTGTGGCTTCAGACAAACTAGGTAAAGCCACACGAATTGCTGATGCGGCCGGTCGTTATATCGAATTTTGTAAAGGTAACTTCCCCTCAGATTTATCCCTCAAAGGTTTAAAAATAGTGGTAGATTGTGCCCATGGAGCCACATATCACATAGCACCAAACGTATTGAGTGAATTAGGTGCACAAGTGATTGAAATTGG
The sequence above is a segment of the Paraglaciecola sp. L3A3 genome. Coding sequences within it:
- a CDS encoding Lon protease family protein: MQSNYILHLQQLSAKPSRRLINQALKDDSALDSTFIGQDRARDALSFGLGIKSKGYNLYVMGEQATGRFTLVREFIDKYVNKTVTPDDWCYINNFDDEREPYSLKLLAGESKKLCKDLGHLIDELLDTFPAAFDNPGYQRKKAAITREFEQKYDQAIESVEAQAQRSNVALYEDAGTISFSPIVDGKTINDTEFALFPEEQRQTYYVLIDELEDVLSEALIELPKWKRATAEKLRQLKKDTAEQGIRPLLKDLEHEYSADLAILKFLRQLKPHLVETVVEVLADEKKDNKEDEYDKRSILEEQYLPNILVSHDVNSGSPVVYEANPTHQNLFGRVEYTNIQGSVFTNYRMIRPGAIHKANGGYLLLDMDKVIEQPYVWETLKLVLKFGYLKMDLPQHDVGMVNSITLNPQQIPIDVKVVLLGSRDLYYTLQDYDDEFYELFRVLVDFDHEIPLDKKTLFDFVGRVRSQVKNFGLDGISAKAMYRLVEYSLRLAEHQQRLSARFSDVLELLHEAEYFCKEQNVLELDVGHIESALQAKTHRTGRVSEAVLDDIKQGQILIATDGVDIGKVNGLTVLEVGDCMFGTPARITSTVYAGSNGVIDIEREVELGQSIHSKGVMLLTGYLGYKYAQLFPLTLSANIAIEQSYGHIDGDSASLAELIALISALTKIPARQDLAITGSINQYGQVQSVGGVNEKIEGFFKLCEHRGLTGTQGVIIPKSNQVNLMLDKDVIAAVKAGKFNICVVETVDQALEILMGKDVGLMNSKGRYPKNSINYMAVSSLLNIANIVNGADDE
- a CDS encoding peptidylprolyl isomerase, whose product is MQITKGTVVQFHYKIQDLEGNELESNFGEEAVAYLHGFNNMMPGIEKSLESMSKGDEVEVELEAAETYGEIQADSEQRVSVKHLTGLSGAKTWKAGMTAVVNTEQGQREVTIIKVGKFMATIDINHPLAGKTLKFDLKVADVRAATDEEVEHGHAHGAGGHHH
- the yhbY gene encoding ribosome assembly RNA-binding protein YhbY, with the protein product MTLSNKQKQHLKGLAHSLKPIVQLGGNGLTEGVLAEIDLAINHHELIKVKVPTDDKEEKSLIMDAIIRETKAIKIQSIGHILVIYKQSDQKKIELPKH
- the rlmE gene encoding 23S rRNA (uridine(2552)-2'-O)-methyltransferase RlmE, coding for MSKNKQSVSSQRWLKEHFDDKFVQLAQKKGYRSRAVFKLEEIQNKDQLIKPAMTVVDLGAAPGGWSQYSAGVVGDDGTVIACDILPMDPLAGVAFLQGDFREESVLNELLNKINGKNVDIVMSDMAPNFSGNDAVDQAKSMYLVELALDMCHQVLKKNGSFVVKVFMGEGFDSFFKDVQKAFRVVKTRKPESSRARSREVYLVATGYKL
- the ftsH gene encoding ATP-dependent zinc metalloprotease FtsH: MSDMAKNLILWLVIAVVLMSVFQNFSGSEPNRVATDYTRFLKDVDNGVVSQATIDRDTGEIVGTKRNGEQFTTVVPYLDMKLMDQLIENNVAVFGKQPEESSLLTSIFISWFPMLLLIGVWIFFMRQMQGGGGKGAMSFGKSKARLLGEDQIKTTFADVAGCDEAKEDVSELVDFLRDPSKFQKLGGKIPKGVLMVGPPGTGKTLLAKAIAGEAKVPFFSISGSDFVEMFVGVGASRVRDMFDQAKKSAPCIIFIDEIDAVGRKRGAGHGGGHDEREQTLNQMLVEMDGFEGHEGIIVIAATNRPDVLDPALLRPGRFDRQVMVGLPDIRGREQILKVHMRKVPLGDNVEAHVIARGTPGFSGADLANLVNEAALFAARTDKRVVSMDEFDKAKDKIMMGSERKTMVMSEEEKTNTAYHEAGHAIVGRLVPKHDPVYKVSIIPRGRALGVTMYLPEQDKYSSSREELESRIATLFGGRIAEEITLGAAGVTTGASNDIERATDIARKMVTQWGLSEKMGPINYKDDENEMFMGAAPSHMSAETSRDIDAEVRLLIDRNYTLAEKLLKENMDVLEAMKDALMKYETIDAKQIDDLMARKEVRLPAEWVRDGKTDDSDKPSGGAKAADDADKTEEKKADKPTTPDVGKPGDATS
- the folP gene encoding dihydropteroate synthase yields the protein MQFKNKFIDLSVPKIMGILNVTPDSFSDGGHFKNFDQAMYHTESMLTEGAAFIDVGGESTRPGAVDVDLQQELDRVLPIIAAITERFDTVVSIDTSKAQVMTAAVAAGAALINDVRALQEKGALQAAAEANVPVCLMHMQGQPRVMQENPEYENVTDEVINFLQQRMIECEKAGMTKDQLIIDPGFGFGKSLQHNYQLLANLDKLSSLAVPILSGTSRKSMIGNLLGRNIDERLAGSIVTASLATLSGAKILRVHDVKETVDAVKITTLVKDYRKL